From the genome of Synchiropus splendidus isolate RoL2022-P1 chromosome 17, RoL_Sspl_1.0, whole genome shotgun sequence, one region includes:
- the rps6ka4 gene encoding ribosomal protein S6 kinase alpha-4, protein MSGDASDSSDDSDSRQHDRARTVEHQITDANFTGHTEKVGMENFELLKVLGTGAYGKVFLVRKNSGHDAGQLYAMKVLKKAAIVQKAKTTEHTRTERQVLEHIRQSPFLVTLHYAFQTQSKLHLILDYVSGGEMFTHLYQRDHFPEEAVRIYIGEIILALEHLHKLGIVYRDIKLENILLDSDGHIVLTDFGLSKEFLEEEKERTYSFCGTIEYMAPEIIRGKAGHGKSVDWWSLGILMFELLTGASPFTLEGERNSQSEVSKRILRCDPPFPSMIGHTAQDLLKKLLVKDPHKRLGSGPKGAEDIKKHPFFKGLNWEDLAKKKVASPFKPELKSELDTGNFAEEFTGMDPVYSPASTPPSTDRLFQGYSFIAPSILFNKNAVMGDFVESQVHTHRPGSASVQRSAMLQESQFFLHYDLCLQGPPLGEGSFSVCRKCKHKQSGNEYAVKIVSRRMEANTQREIAALRQCESHPNIVKLHEVYTDQFHTYLVMELLCGGELLERIKKKKLFGEAEASQLLQSLVSAVSFMHEAGVVHRDLKPENVLFADEGENAVLKVIDFGFARLCPAGSAPLQTPCFTLQYAAPELFESAGYDKACDLWSLGVILYTMLSGQVPFQSEQLGMTSSYAADIMQKIKEGDFSLDGEAWKGVSEEAKELVKGLLTVDPERRLKLSDLKENSWLQGGASMSTTPLCTPDVLESSGPTVRTYVNATYKAFNRGKREGFFLKSVDNAPLAKRRKLKMTSTGVENRWSSSSSSSSSSTSSSSATPSKLQSKQTVIPKQTK, encoded by the exons CGTatggaaaagtgtttttggtCAGAAAAAACAGTGGCCATGATGCAGGCCAACTATATGCGATGAAA GTGCTGAAGAAGGCTGCTATTGTCCAAAAGGCAAAGACTACAGAACACACTCGAACAGAGAGGCAGGTGCTGGAGCACATACGCCAATCACCCTTTCTGGTCACACTCCATTATGCGTTTCAGACTCAAAGCAAGCTGCATCTCATCCTGG ACTATGTAAGTGGTGGGGAGATGTTCACACATTTGTACCAGCGGGATCACTTTCCAGAAGAAGCAGTGCGGATATACATAGGAGAAATCATCCTTGCCCTGGAACATCTGCACAAA CTGGGGATCGTTTACAGAGACATCAAATTGGAAAACATTCTTCTTGACAGTGACGGACATATAGTATTGACAGACTTCGGGCTCAGCAAAGAGTTTCTTGAGGAGGAG AAAGAAAGAACTTACTCATTTTGTGGAACTATTGAGTACATGGCCCCTGAAATTATCCGGGGGAAGGCAGGACATGGCAAG TCTGTAGATTGGTGGAGTCTGGGGATCTTGATGTTTGAGCTTCTGACTGGAGCGTCTCCATTTACCTTAGAAGGCGAGCGAAATTCCCAGAGCGAGGTGTCAAA ACGTATTTTACGCTGTGATCCACCGTTTCCATCCATGATTGGGCACACTGCTCAGGACCTGCTGAAAAAGTTGCTGGTAAAAGATCCCCATAAAAGGCTGGGCTCTGGACCCAAAGGAGCAGAGGACATAAAAAAACACCCTTTTTTTAAG GGTTTAAACTGGGAAGATTTGGCTAAGAAGAAAGTCGCCAGTCCATTCAAGCCAGAGTTGAAGAGTGAACTAGACACGGGGAACTTTGCAGAGGAGTTTACTGGGATGGATCCGGTCTATTCTCCAGCGAGCACACCCCCAAGCACTGACAGATTGTTTCAG GGCTACTCCTTTATTGCTCCCTCCatcctgtttaataaaaatgcCGTGATGGGCGACTTTGTGGAGTCGCAGGTTCATACTCATCGGCCAGGATCAGCCTCAGTCCAACGCAGTGCAATGTTGCAG GAATCACAATTTTTCCTGCACTACGACCTCTGTCTGCAGGGGCCGCCATTGGGTGAGGGGAGTTTCTCTGTGTGCAGGAAATGCAAGCACAAACAAAGTGGGAACGAATATGCCGTCAAGATTGTCAGCCGCAG GATGGAGGCAAATACACAGAGGGAGATTGCCGCGTTGCGGCAGTGTGAGTCTCATCCAAATATTGTTAAGTTGCATGAGGTCTACACTGATCAG TTTCACACATATCTGGTGATGGAGCTTCTCTGTGGTGGTGAGCTACTTGAACGgatcaagaagaagaagctgtttGGTGAAGCAGAGGCCAGTCAGCTGTTACAAAGTCTTGTCTCTGCTGTCAGTTTCATGCACGAAGCTGGGGTGGTGCATAGAGATCTCAAGCCTGAG aATGTGCTATTTGCGGATGAGGGTGAGAACGCAGTGCTGAAAGTCATCGATTTTGGCTTTGCCCGCCTGTGCCCAGCAGGCAGTGCCCCTCTGCAGACTCCTTGCTTCACATTGCAGTATGCTGCGCCCGAACTTTTTGAGAGTGCAGGGTACGATAAAGCCTGTGACCTCTGGAGTCTTGGGGTCATCCTG TACACCATGCTGTCTGGACAGGTGCCGTTCCAGAGCGAGCAGTTAGGGATGACCTCGTCATATGCTGCGGATATCATGCAGAAGATTAAAGAAGGAGATTTCTCCTTGGATGGCGAGGCCTGGAAGGGTGTGTCGGAGGAAGCCAAAGAACTTGTCAAAG GCCTCCTGACTGTGGATCCAGAACGCCGTCTGAAGCTCTCAGATCTAAAAGAAAACAGCTGGCTGCAGGGGGGAGCCTCCATGTCCACGACTCCTTTGTGCACTCCGGATGTGCTTGAGTCCAGTGGGCCCACAGTCCGCACCTATGTCAACGCCACGTACAAG GCTTTCAACCGTGGAAAAAGAGAGGGATTTTTTTTGAAGAGCGTCGACAACGCTCCCCTCGCTAAGCGACGGAAGCTAAAGATGACAAGTACAGGTGTTGAGAACCGATGGAGTtcttcctcttcgtcctcctcttcttccacctcctcttcctctgcaacgCCATCAAAGCTACAGTCAAAACAAACTGTGATCCCGAAACAGACAAAATAA